The segment CATATGAATTGCATGAGTTTTATTCTGCGTTAAAGCCGAACGATATAAAAATAGAAACTGGTTATTCACCTATAAAAATATTTTCACTTGATACGATCATAGCCGCACAATCAGGATATCAAAGTTTGTCTGATGACTCGTTAGTCATAGCTGATGATTTCGGTGGAGGGAAGCCAATAATTGCACATATTGAGAGTGCTAACACTCCAGTTTATGCTAATTATGATGTTGGAAAACCTTTCAAAATTGCTAATGACTTCCCCGGTTTTATTCTTTGCCTGGCTGAAACCATTGACGTGGTTTACGGTTCTTTTAACATATTTGATATAGCTGATTACGATGATGTTATTAAAGGTGATTTTGTAAACGATTTGAGATTTCGAGTGGAAAATATAATTGGATCTTCAAATTTTGATGCTTGGTTCGATTATTTATATGGATGAAGATTTTTTTATTATCATGAAGCAATAATAAAACAAAAAGAACCATAAACAAGTCGGAAGCGATCATGTCGGTCCTTCCGTCCTTATCTTTTGGTTAATTTCATCCTTATCTCTTATCCCGACCAAGTTCCTGTCCTTCCCCGCAACTCTTCCTTATACACCCAATTCCCCGAGGCACCCTTACACTATCATTAACTTCTTTATTTGACACACTCGGTACGCCATACCGGAAAGTCACTTTGATGGTGCCATATTGTACAACTGGAATGCACACACCATTCGTGGTCCGGCATGCAGATGGTGTGTGAGCACAGCGACAGCAAACCCGAGGCCGCAGTGCAGTATGTGTATGCGGAAAACAGCTATGAACCGGTGGTGCGCGTCGACAGCTATCAGCAACACGCTGAGGTTTACTGGTATCACACCGAGATCAATGGTCTGCCGGATCGGGTGACGGATAACCGAGGCGACACCGTCTGGCAGGGGGCGTTTGCCGCCTGGGGACGCACCACACGGGAACGCACCGGCATTGACTGGGATGTGCAGCAGAACCTGCGCTTCCAGGGGCAGTATCTTGACCGCGAAACCGGTCTGCACTATAACACTTTCCGGTACTATGACCCGTGCGGCGGGCGTTACACCCAGTTGGACCCGATAGGGTTGATGGGTGGGGTGAACACTTTTAGTTATGTTGATGATCCAATGGTTTGGGTGGATCCGCTAGGACTTGAAGGATGTTCCACTCGGCTCGGTAAAAATATGATGGAGGCTATGGGATTAAAACGTTCTACCAAATGGAGTGGCTATCAAGCCCACCATATTATTCCCAAAGAGTTATCAAGCCATCCAATACTTAAAAAAATTGGTTATGATATTGATGAAGCTGGAAATGGAATATTCTTAAGGTAGGTAGATGAAGGTGTTAGCACTATGGCAAGGCATCAAGGCAACCATTTTGGTTATACCAAGGCAATTGAAAATGCTTTGAATAAGATTAATCCAGAACAATCGATCAGCGCTTTGAGTAAAGATGTTTCCAATATACAGAATTTAGCCAGAAGTGCGATGAGTAATGGTACTAGATTAGCCCCTTAGATCACCAGACACTTCGCCTCTCTTAAAATAAGAGGTAGTCTTGGAACTATGTTTAACACCAGTCAGAATAATAAGATGGTTGAAGTGTTATCAGGACCTGAGCGACGTCGGCGTCGTACTCCGCAGGAAAAAATTGCCATTATTCAGCAGACTATGGAACCGGGCATGACCGTGTCTCACGTCGCACGACTGCACGGTATCAATGCTAATCAGATCTTCAAGTGGCGCAGGCAATATGAAGACGGCTCACTGACCGCCGTGACCTCAGGCGGAGAAGTCGTNNNNNNNNNNNNNNNNNNNNNNNNNNNNNNNNNNNNNNNNNNNNNNNNNNNNNNNNNNNNNNNNNNNNNNNNNNNNNNNNNNNNNNNNNNNNNNNNNNNNGAAACGCGGGCGTTCGCCCGGATGCTGGGGCTTGAGCCATGTACGACCGCAGTTCGTAGCCCGGAAAGCAATGGCATAGCAGAAAGCTTCGTGAAAACGATAAAGCGGGATTACATCAGTGTGATGCCAAAACCGGACAGCCAGGTAGCGGTGATGAACCTGGCGGAGGCGTTCAGTCATTACAACGAACATCACCCGCACAGCGCGCTGGGATATCGCTCGCCGCGGGAATATATACGCAGAAAGTTATCACAACCGTAAGAGAGAAAAGGCGTCTGGATATATAGGGTCAAATCCAGGTACACCGATAAGGGCCTCAGACCTTGCCAGAGATAGCAGTGTGTTAGGGAATCAACGTGCGTTAGAAATATGGAATAACATATTAAATTAAGAGGTGAATGTGAAAAATTTAGACGAGTATTTTATACTTCAACCTATAAATCTTCTTTTCAGTGAGTCTTTGCTTTCAGGTTACAATGGAGCTGAGCTAAGTTTGGATTTTGAAGTCATAAAAGATTTGGAATTTTCTTTGGAAATTTCTAAGAGTCAAAACTTACCTGATGGCTACGTTGTTTGGCAGGATGTAATCGATAACGCAGTAAGTGATTTTAGGTTGGATAAAAAGTTCTCTGATGCAGAGAACTTTATTTCCACTAAAGATGATGATTTTTCATCATATCAAAGTAAATTATCACTTGCTTACAGAAAGTCAAAATTAAAAAAGAGCAATACAGATTATGATGATTTTTATTTCAATGTCTTAGGTGAGGTTTACTACCAACTAAAGATGGTAACATTGCAAAG is part of the Pantoea phytobeneficialis genome and harbors:
- a CDS encoding integrase core domain-containing protein translates to ETRAFARMLGLEPCTTAVRSPESNGIAESFVKTIKRDYISVMPKPDSQVAVMNLAEAFSHYNEHHPHSALGYRSPREYIRRKLSQP
- a CDS encoding transposase, which gives rise to MVEVLSGPERRRRRTPQEKIAIIQQTMEPGMTVSHVARLHGINANQIFKWRRQYEDGSLTAVTSGGEVV